A window of the Harmonia axyridis chromosome 5, icHarAxyr1.1, whole genome shotgun sequence genome harbors these coding sequences:
- the LOC123679933 gene encoding dolichyl-diphosphooligosaccharide--protein glycosyltransferase subunit 1-like, with product MQTELVVFIMLLTSFQELFIVEGNALQNVHVIQLIDITSFIVKTKYKIIFKNIGPDPIDKYIFEQVDGTVDASFTNGKNDTLSYESKSNNNSTVFILDLNHQLQPQEEYTLKIRSIFPSKLIPATKFSKFDEEHSFLWRGNSIFYSRYPTKNYRFMFLTESTFNRNIKMSIMYDSSVRNMFIYYARNITPLQYKEIVLTFTSPMPMYRVKKLLRNIYVPQLGKILIQDQVIVQNAGPKLFGPYFNTQSDYWMYTHLPKSAENIKFFDVLGNNSKTFLHEDETHKTLKFIPRYSLRQGGWKSTYIVQYNVPIYEYVFKDVIEYYLKIRAMDHILNDVLIEDAEVKVFLPDGARLISVNIPPKFDNHYETTSYTTLSILGRCTVNLEGKMLLEEHINDVVIKYHYSPFNFLIAPFFIISTVECIFFALILWLKHSVKIC from the exons ATGCAGACCGAACTTGTCGTATTTATAATGCTTCTCACTTCgtttcaagaattatttattGTAGAGGGAAATGCACTCCAAAATGTACATGTTATTCAACTGATTGATATAACATCTTTCATTGTGAAgaccaaatataaaataattttcaaaaatattggccCTGATCCAATAGACAAATATATATTCGAACAAGTCGATGGTACAGTAGATGCAAGTTTCACAAATGGTAAAAATGATACACTCTCCTATGAGTCCAAGAGCAACAATAATTCTACTGTCTTCATTTTGGATTTAAATCACCAGTTACAACCACAAGAAGAGTATACACTGAAAATCAGGTCGATTTTTCCATCAAAGTTAATACCCGCAACAAAATTCAGCAAATTTGATGAAGAACATTCTTTCCTCTGGAGGGGCAACAGTATCTTTTATTCCCGTTATCCTACCAAAAATTATCGTTTCATGTTCTTAACAGAGTCTACATTCAATAGGAATATTAAAATGTCAATTATGTACGATTCGTCAGTAAGAAATATGTTCATTTATTACGCACGTAATATAACACCTCTTCAATATAAGGAAATTGTCCTGACATTCACAAGTCCAATGCCTATGTATAGAGTGAAGAAACTATTACGAAATATTTATGTACCACAATTAGGGAAAATTTTGATTCAAGATCAAGTGATTGTACAAAATGCAG GACCTAAGTTGTTTGGGCCCTACTTCAACACACAGTCTGATTATTGGATGTATACACATTTACCAAAATCagcagaaaatataaaattctttgATGTACTTGGAAATAACAGTAAAACATTTTTACACGAGGATGAAACCCATAAAACTCTAAAATTCATTCCAAGGTATTCGTTACGCCAAGGAGGTTGGAAATCAACATATATTGTCCAATATAACGTTCCTATTTATGAATATGTTTTCAAAGATGTGATTGAATATTATCTCAAAATCCGAGCTATGGATCATATTCTCAATGACGTTCTGATTGAAGATGCTGAAGTGAAGGTGTTTCTTCCAGATGGAGCTAGATTAATATCTGTTAATATACCTCCTAAATTTGACAACCACTATGAAACTACTTCCTATACTACTCTGAGTATATTAGGTAGATGCACAGTAAATTTGGAGGGAAAAATGCTATTGGAAGAACATATAAATGATGTTGTGATTAAATATCACTATTCTCCATTTAATTTTCTCATTGCTCCTTTCTTTATTATTTCTACAGTAGAATGTATATTTTTCGCTCTCATTTTATGGCTGAAACATTCTGTAAAAATTTGTTAG
- the LOC123679935 gene encoding nucleoside diphosphate kinase 7 codes for MSRNLSDYDYREKLTFLGEYFDHDAYLKKKFIISYFPCDDTIEIFDRDMNRVFLKRSLCEGIGRKDMFVGNLVRIYGRQISIKDYGDCRTKEIIGKTKQRTFVLIKPSAMDKLGDVIADIESRDFQISRMRMCNLTRKQTLELYEHKKGDAFLPFILEHIVSGSVVALELVGTDAIERFKKEAGPNDPIEGRKLEPNSLRAKYGQQTASNGFHCASDIEEAVREACFFFPEGINKKPPETTVVLKNSTCCIVKPHAIQEGKLGYILKEIYEANFKITAMQMFYLSNANADEFLEVYKGVVSDFHALLLSFLDGPLVAIEISGKNDEMNVHKEFRDFAGPSDPDIARQIRPYTLRAKFGNNKYKNAIHCTDLPEDTILELEYFFKILND; via the coding sequence ATGTCCCGCAACCTCAGCGACTACGATTATCGAGAGAAGCTCACATTTTTAGGTGAATATTTCGACCACGATgcatacttgaaaaaaaaattcataataagctATTTCCCATGCGACGATACAATCGAGATCTTCGATAGAGATATGAATAGGGTTTTTCTCAAAAGATCCCTCTGTGAAGGTATAGGAAGAAAGGACATGTTCGTAGGAAATCTGGTGAGAATATATGGTCGTCAGATATCAATAAAGGATTATGGAGATTGCCGCACCAAAGAAATTATTGGTAAAACAAAGCAACGCACTTTCGTTCTGATCAAACCATCTGCCATGGACAAACTTGGTGATGTGATTGCAGATATTGAAAGCAGAGATTTTCAGATTTCACGCATGCGAATGTGTAACCTCACTAGAAAGCAAACTTTAGAACTCTATGAACACAAAAAAGGCGACGCCTTCCTTCCGTTCATTTTGGAACACATTGTTTCGGGATCTGTAGTGGCCCTAGAACTAGTTGGAACCGATGCTATTGAGAGATTTAAAAAAGAAGCGGGGCCAAATGATCCAATCGAAGGTAGGAAATTAGAACCAAACAGTTTAAGGGCAAAATATGGACAACAGACTGCCTCTAATGGATTCCATTGCGCAAGTGATATAGAAGAGGCGGTTAGAGAAGCTTGTTTCTTCTTTCCAGAAGGTATCAATAAAAAACCACCAGAAACCACTGTTGTTCTGAAGAACTCGACCTGCTGTATTGTCAAACCACATGCAATACAGGAAGGAAAGCTTGGCTAcattctgaaagaaatttacGAGGCAAACTTCAAGATAACAGCTATGCAAATGTTCTACTTGAGCAACGCAAATGCAGATGAATTTTTGGAGGTTTACAAGGGAGTTGTCAGCGATTTCCATGCACTTCTGTTAAGCTTTCTTGATGGTCCACTGGTTGCGATTGAAATAAGCGGAAAGAACGACGAAATGAATGTCCACAAAGAGTTCAGAGATTTTGCAGGTCCGTCAGACCCAGATATTGCTAGACAAATCAGACCCTACACTCTCAGAGCGAAATTTgggaataataaatataaaaatgctATTCATTGCACAGACTTGCCTGAGGATACAATCCTTGAGCTTGAATACTTCTTCAAAATACTAAACGATTAG